A genome region from Candidatus Rokuibacteriota bacterium includes the following:
- a CDS encoding helix-turn-helix domain-containing protein, producing MFTKLAPTLRVLRSKQQLSLRNVADAAGITPGYLSLIERGAAVPSVVALEQIANALGVSLAQFFQDGRVANEAPRYVVRPHERRVMVYPDTDIRHELLVPDFRRPRATG from the coding sequence ATGTTCACAAAGCTCGCGCCGACTCTGCGCGTCCTTCGAAGCAAACAGCAGTTGTCGTTGCGGAATGTTGCTGACGCCGCCGGGATCACCCCAGGGTATCTCAGTCTGATCGAGCGCGGGGCTGCGGTGCCGTCCGTCGTCGCGCTTGAACAGATTGCGAACGCGCTCGGCGTATCACTGGCGCAGTTCTTCCAAGACGGGCGCGTCGCAAACGAAGCGCCGCGATATGTGGTTCGCCCCCACGAGCGCCGCGTGATGGTGTACCCCGATACCGACATTCGCCACGAACTGTTGGTCCCCGATTTTCGGCGGCCGCGGGCAACCGGATGA
- a CDS encoding ABC transporter ATP-binding protein produces MSDVTLTIDAGEFLTLLGPSGSGKTTTLMMVAGFVPPTSGEIYIDGQPVTKIPPQRRNLSMVFQSYALFPHMTVERNIAFPLEVRRTTRTVIRERVREALEMVQLAGYEQRRPHELSGGQQQRVALARALAFEPRALLMDEPLGALDKKLRQHMQLEIKRIQRSLGLAVIYVTHDQEEALTMSDRIAIMNEGRIEQVGPPEELYDRPINRFVADFVGESNFLEGTVRGVGEDGLVTLEHPSGQIVQAFRDGPVQRGTKVIAAIRPERISLTDAPGLDGPDGWRGQISDIIYGGDFTKYKVDVGGQYLIVKVQNHDDGHARAVGDIACISWAPLHLKILDG; encoded by the coding sequence GTGTCTGACGTCACCTTGACGATCGACGCCGGGGAATTTCTGACGCTCCTCGGGCCTAGCGGCTCGGGCAAGACAACGACCCTTATGATGGTCGCCGGCTTTGTTCCGCCGACAAGCGGTGAAATCTATATCGATGGCCAGCCCGTGACGAAAATCCCCCCGCAACGGCGTAACCTCAGCATGGTATTCCAGAGCTATGCCCTGTTCCCGCACATGACTGTGGAACGGAATATCGCATTCCCCCTGGAGGTGCGCCGAACAACACGCACCGTCATCCGGGAGCGCGTCCGAGAGGCGCTGGAGATGGTGCAGCTCGCTGGTTACGAGCAGCGACGTCCCCATGAGCTTTCAGGGGGCCAGCAGCAGCGAGTGGCTCTCGCCCGTGCGCTAGCCTTTGAACCCCGCGCTCTTTTGATGGACGAACCGTTGGGCGCGTTGGACAAGAAGCTTCGCCAGCACATGCAACTCGAAATCAAACGCATTCAACGGTCACTTGGGTTGGCAGTCATCTATGTCACCCACGATCAAGAAGAAGCGCTGACGATGTCGGATCGGATCGCCATAATGAACGAGGGCCGAATCGAGCAGGTAGGACCACCCGAAGAACTCTATGATCGCCCGATCAACAGGTTTGTTGCCGATTTTGTCGGCGAGTCGAACTTCCTCGAAGGAACAGTGAGGGGGGTCGGCGAGGACGGTCTCGTAACGCTCGAGCACCCAAGCGGTCAAATCGTGCAGGCATTCCGGGACGGCCCAGTCCAGCGAGGCACGAAGGTCATCGCGGCGATTCGACCGGAACGGATTTCGCTCACAGACGCGCCGGGCCTCGACGGACCGGATGGCTGGCGGGGGCAGATCAGCGACATCATCTATGGTGGAGACTTCACGAAATACAAGGTCGATGTCGGCGGCCAGTACCTGATCGTGAAAGTCCAGAATCACGATGACGGCCATGCCCGGGCCGTCGGAGATATCGCCTGCATCAGCTGGGCGCCGCTCCATCTGAAAATCCTGGATGGCTGA
- a CDS encoding ABC transporter substrate-binding protein, protein MGAQALDSNHTKPLHMTRRQSLIALAGGIAGAVGPAVIGRAQPKGKGKVFIRTSGGSAEEGFRKAWYDPFTKETGIEVVSAVFDAAKVTAMVQTGNVAVDIGTFTAPQLTILARKGVIEKLDRSKFKLTNLNDIDRVDDYWLSKSVYATVIGYNTEAFPNRHPTSWKEFWDVKTFPGRRMLQDASSEYPDLEAALLADGVPMNKLYPLDVDRAFAKLKEIRKSIAKWWNSGAVSAQMLSDRAVIVGSIWESRITPLILAGAPLAIEWNQNMRNLYGMAVVKGAPNRDAAYLLMDYGQSPKVQAAIVQEVRIAPPNRKAYDYIDDKIARTLSTYPDHARRGFVNNSDWWVDNLERVAERWREFLLEG, encoded by the coding sequence ATGGGCGCACAAGCACTCGACTCGAACCACACGAAGCCGCTGCATATGACCCGCCGCCAGTCCCTGATCGCGCTGGCAGGCGGCATCGCGGGTGCTGTGGGGCCGGCAGTGATCGGACGCGCGCAGCCAAAGGGCAAAGGAAAAGTCTTCATCCGAACCTCGGGCGGGTCGGCTGAGGAGGGCTTCCGAAAGGCGTGGTACGACCCGTTTACCAAGGAAACGGGCATCGAAGTCGTTTCGGCCGTGTTCGATGCGGCCAAAGTCACTGCAATGGTTCAGACGGGCAACGTCGCGGTCGATATCGGAACGTTCACAGCGCCCCAGCTCACCATTCTTGCTCGCAAGGGCGTCATCGAAAAGCTCGATCGCTCCAAGTTTAAACTGACAAATCTGAATGACATCGACCGCGTGGATGACTATTGGCTCTCGAAGAGCGTCTACGCGACCGTCATCGGGTATAACACCGAAGCGTTCCCGAATCGCCATCCAACAAGCTGGAAGGAGTTTTGGGACGTCAAGACGTTCCCAGGCCGCCGCATGCTTCAGGATGCGTCCAGCGAATACCCAGATCTCGAGGCGGCTCTGCTCGCCGATGGCGTTCCGATGAACAAGCTGTACCCACTCGATGTGGATCGGGCTTTCGCGAAGCTCAAGGAGATCCGCAAGTCGATTGCGAAGTGGTGGAATAGCGGCGCCGTCTCAGCTCAGATGCTTTCTGACCGCGCCGTGATCGTTGGGAGCATTTGGGAAAGCCGGATCACCCCCCTCATCCTCGCCGGGGCGCCGCTCGCGATCGAGTGGAATCAAAACATGCGTAACCTGTACGGCATGGCGGTTGTCAAGGGTGCTCCGAACCGAGACGCGGCCTATCTCCTCATGGATTACGGCCAATCGCCGAAGGTTCAGGCGGCGATCGTTCAAGAAGTTCGGATAGCGCCGCCCAACCGCAAAGCCTATGACTACATCGACGACAAGATCGCACGAACGTTGTCGACCTATCCTGACCATGCCCGTAGGGGCTTCGTAAACAACAGCGACTGGTGGGTCGACAATCTTGAGAGAGTCGCCGAGCGGTGGCGTGAGTTTCTGCTCGAAGGGTAG